In Nerophis ophidion isolate RoL-2023_Sa linkage group LG03, RoL_Noph_v1.0, whole genome shotgun sequence, the following are encoded in one genomic region:
- the nipal3 gene encoding NIPA-like protein 3 isoform X2: protein MDRLNEDSYTNNLIGTLLAIFGNVLVSISLNIQKYGHVIIVGAKDPHVFFRTKTWWFGFFLTSLGETANFVSYAFAPVSLIAPLNAVSILTSFILSFIFMPEKYRPKDFAKRYGLSFLGAVLAIGGAYLFVAFGPNWHEKLTAEIVVRHLVGWPVLLYLVCDYERLWDLKKFGHPWFACVLEIISFCLLLYFYKQREAHYLVVIMLLVSLLGSVTVITVKAVSHMLILTLEGSMQLDYPIFSIMFVCMVSTVIFQARFLSQACKLYDTCLIASVNYILSTVFAVLAGAVFYLEFSNEDVLHVCMFLLGTAACFLGVFLVTKTKKRSKTFEPYVTMNMSNGVTSPAVPPDFSGTFSYGALVNNDLATSAHQPVSGKQPTSSVGTTGVHNEKED, encoded by the exons ATGGATAGACTAAACGAAGACTCATACACG AACAATCTCATTGGAACTCTACTTGCTATTTTTGGAAACGTGCTCGTAAGCATCTCCTTGAATATTCAG AAATATGGCCATGTCATCATTGTGGGCGCAAAGGACCCACATGTGTTTTTCCGCACTAAAACCTggtggtttggtttttttctcACCTCTCTGGGTGAAACGGCCAACTTTGTGTCATACGCCTTTGCCCCCGTCAGTCTCATCGCGCCGCTCAATGCTGTCTCCATCCTCA caAGCttcattttgagttttattttcaTGCCGGAGAAATACAGACCAAAGGACTTTGCAA AACGTTATGGGCTCTCCTTCTTGGGCGCTGTCCTCGCCATCGGAGGGGCGTACCTCTTTGTAGCGTTTGGACCCAACTGGCATGAAAAGCTTACTGCAGAAATTGTTGTGCGACATCTTGTCGGCTGGCCCGTTCTCTTGTATCTG GTGTGCGATTATGAAAGGCTGTGGGatttgaaaaagtttggacacccgtgGTTCGCTTGT GTCCTGGAGATCATCTCGTTCTGCCTGcttttatatttttacaaacaAAGAGAAGCACACTACCTTGTCGTCATAATGCTGCTGGTGTCTTTGCTTG GTTCAGTCACAGTCATTACAGTGAAGGCCGTGTCTCACATGTTGATTCTGACCTTGGAGGGCTCCATGCAGCTTGACTACCCCATCTTCAGCATCATGTTTGTGTGCATGGTGTCTACAGTCATATTCCAAGCCAG GTTTCTCTCTCAAGCTTGCAAGTTGTACGACACGTGCCTCATCGCCAGCGTTAACTACATCCTCTCCACTGTTTTTGCTGTACTAGCAG GGGCCGTGTTTTATTTGGAGTTTTCGAATGAAGACGTCCTTCATGTCTGCATGTTCTTGTTAGG GACCGCTGCATGCTTCTTGGGGGTCTTCCTCGTCACCAAAACCAAGAAAAGGAGTAAGACCTTTGAGCCTTACGTCACCATGAATATGAGTAACGGTGT CACGAGTCCTGCTGTCCCCCCTGACTTCAGCGGCACTTTTTCTTACGGCGCGCTAGTCAACAACGACCTAGCAACTTCTGCTCATCAGCCTGTTAGTGGGAAACAACCCACCTCCAGCGTTGGAACCACAGGAGTGCATAATGAGAAGGAAGATTAG
- the nipal3 gene encoding NIPA-like protein 3 isoform X1: MDRLNEDSYTNNLIGTLLAIFGNVLVSISLNIQKYGHVIIVGAKDPHVFFRTKTWWFGFFLTSLGETANFVSYAFAPVSLIAPLNAVSILTSFILSFIFMPEKYRPKDFAKRYGLSFLGAVLAIGGAYLFVAFGPNWHEKLTAEIVVRHLVGWPVLLYLVCDYERLWDLKKFGHPWFACVLEIISFCLLLYFYKQREAHYLVVIMLLVSLLGSVTVITVKAVSHMLILTLEGSMQLDYPIFSIMFVCMVSTVIFQARFLSQACKLYDTCLIASVNYILSTVFAVLAGAVFYLEFSNEDVLHVCMFLLGTAACFLGVFLVTKTKKRSKTFEPYVTMNMSNGVPTIHSTSPAVPPDFSGTFSYGALVNNDLATSAHQPVSGKQPTSSVGTTGVHNEKED, translated from the exons ATGGATAGACTAAACGAAGACTCATACACG AACAATCTCATTGGAACTCTACTTGCTATTTTTGGAAACGTGCTCGTAAGCATCTCCTTGAATATTCAG AAATATGGCCATGTCATCATTGTGGGCGCAAAGGACCCACATGTGTTTTTCCGCACTAAAACCTggtggtttggtttttttctcACCTCTCTGGGTGAAACGGCCAACTTTGTGTCATACGCCTTTGCCCCCGTCAGTCTCATCGCGCCGCTCAATGCTGTCTCCATCCTCA caAGCttcattttgagttttattttcaTGCCGGAGAAATACAGACCAAAGGACTTTGCAA AACGTTATGGGCTCTCCTTCTTGGGCGCTGTCCTCGCCATCGGAGGGGCGTACCTCTTTGTAGCGTTTGGACCCAACTGGCATGAAAAGCTTACTGCAGAAATTGTTGTGCGACATCTTGTCGGCTGGCCCGTTCTCTTGTATCTG GTGTGCGATTATGAAAGGCTGTGGGatttgaaaaagtttggacacccgtgGTTCGCTTGT GTCCTGGAGATCATCTCGTTCTGCCTGcttttatatttttacaaacaAAGAGAAGCACACTACCTTGTCGTCATAATGCTGCTGGTGTCTTTGCTTG GTTCAGTCACAGTCATTACAGTGAAGGCCGTGTCTCACATGTTGATTCTGACCTTGGAGGGCTCCATGCAGCTTGACTACCCCATCTTCAGCATCATGTTTGTGTGCATGGTGTCTACAGTCATATTCCAAGCCAG GTTTCTCTCTCAAGCTTGCAAGTTGTACGACACGTGCCTCATCGCCAGCGTTAACTACATCCTCTCCACTGTTTTTGCTGTACTAGCAG GGGCCGTGTTTTATTTGGAGTTTTCGAATGAAGACGTCCTTCATGTCTGCATGTTCTTGTTAGG GACCGCTGCATGCTTCTTGGGGGTCTTCCTCGTCACCAAAACCAAGAAAAGGAGTAAGACCTTTGAGCCTTACGTCACCATGAATATGAGTAACG GTGTTCCAACCATTCACAGCACGAGTCCTGCTGTCCCCCCTGACTTCAGCGGCACTTTTTCTTACGGCGCGCTAGTCAACAACGACCTAGCAACTTCTGCTCATCAGCCTGTTAGTGGGAAACAACCCACCTCCAGCGTTGGAACCACAGGAGTGCATAATGAGAAGGAAGATTAG
- the nipal3 gene encoding NIPA-like protein 3 isoform X4: MDRLNEDSYTNNLIGTLLAIFGNVLVSISLNIQKYGHVIIVGAKDPHVFFRTKTWWFGFFLTSLGETANFVSYAFAPVSLIAPLNAVSILTSFILSFIFMPEKYRPKDFAKRYGLSFLGAVLAIGGAYLFVAFGPNWHEKLTAEIVVRHLVGWPVLLYLVCDYERLWDLKKFGHPWFACVLEIISFCLLLYFYKQREAHYLVVIMLLVSLLGSVTVITVKAVSHMLILTLEGSMQLDYPIFSIMFVCMVSTVIFQARFLSQACKLYDTCLIASVNYILSTVFAVLAGAVFYLEFSNEDVLHVCMFLLGTAACFLGVFLVTKTKKRSKTFEPYVTMNMSNGVCSNHSQHESCCPP, from the exons ATGGATAGACTAAACGAAGACTCATACACG AACAATCTCATTGGAACTCTACTTGCTATTTTTGGAAACGTGCTCGTAAGCATCTCCTTGAATATTCAG AAATATGGCCATGTCATCATTGTGGGCGCAAAGGACCCACATGTGTTTTTCCGCACTAAAACCTggtggtttggtttttttctcACCTCTCTGGGTGAAACGGCCAACTTTGTGTCATACGCCTTTGCCCCCGTCAGTCTCATCGCGCCGCTCAATGCTGTCTCCATCCTCA caAGCttcattttgagttttattttcaTGCCGGAGAAATACAGACCAAAGGACTTTGCAA AACGTTATGGGCTCTCCTTCTTGGGCGCTGTCCTCGCCATCGGAGGGGCGTACCTCTTTGTAGCGTTTGGACCCAACTGGCATGAAAAGCTTACTGCAGAAATTGTTGTGCGACATCTTGTCGGCTGGCCCGTTCTCTTGTATCTG GTGTGCGATTATGAAAGGCTGTGGGatttgaaaaagtttggacacccgtgGTTCGCTTGT GTCCTGGAGATCATCTCGTTCTGCCTGcttttatatttttacaaacaAAGAGAAGCACACTACCTTGTCGTCATAATGCTGCTGGTGTCTTTGCTTG GTTCAGTCACAGTCATTACAGTGAAGGCCGTGTCTCACATGTTGATTCTGACCTTGGAGGGCTCCATGCAGCTTGACTACCCCATCTTCAGCATCATGTTTGTGTGCATGGTGTCTACAGTCATATTCCAAGCCAG GTTTCTCTCTCAAGCTTGCAAGTTGTACGACACGTGCCTCATCGCCAGCGTTAACTACATCCTCTCCACTGTTTTTGCTGTACTAGCAG GGGCCGTGTTTTATTTGGAGTTTTCGAATGAAGACGTCCTTCATGTCTGCATGTTCTTGTTAGG GACCGCTGCATGCTTCTTGGGGGTCTTCCTCGTCACCAAAACCAAGAAAAGGAGTAAGACCTTTGAGCCTTACGTCACCATGAATATGAGTAACGGTGT GTGTTCCAACCATTCACAGCACGAGTCCTGCTGTCCCCCCTGA
- the nipal3 gene encoding NIPA-like protein 3 isoform X3, producing the protein MDRLNEDSYTNNLIGTLLAIFGNVLVSISLNIQKYGHVIIVGAKDPHVFFRTKTWWFGFFLTSLGETANFVSYAFAPVSLIAPLNAVSILTSFILSFIFMPEKYRPKDFAKRYGLSFLGAVLAIGGAYLFVAFGPNWHEKLTAEIVVRHLVGWPVLLYLVLEIISFCLLLYFYKQREAHYLVVIMLLVSLLGSVTVITVKAVSHMLILTLEGSMQLDYPIFSIMFVCMVSTVIFQARFLSQACKLYDTCLIASVNYILSTVFAVLAGAVFYLEFSNEDVLHVCMFLLGTAACFLGVFLVTKTKKRSKTFEPYVTMNMSNGVPTIHSTSPAVPPDFSGTFSYGALVNNDLATSAHQPVSGKQPTSSVGTTGVHNEKED; encoded by the exons ATGGATAGACTAAACGAAGACTCATACACG AACAATCTCATTGGAACTCTACTTGCTATTTTTGGAAACGTGCTCGTAAGCATCTCCTTGAATATTCAG AAATATGGCCATGTCATCATTGTGGGCGCAAAGGACCCACATGTGTTTTTCCGCACTAAAACCTggtggtttggtttttttctcACCTCTCTGGGTGAAACGGCCAACTTTGTGTCATACGCCTTTGCCCCCGTCAGTCTCATCGCGCCGCTCAATGCTGTCTCCATCCTCA caAGCttcattttgagttttattttcaTGCCGGAGAAATACAGACCAAAGGACTTTGCAA AACGTTATGGGCTCTCCTTCTTGGGCGCTGTCCTCGCCATCGGAGGGGCGTACCTCTTTGTAGCGTTTGGACCCAACTGGCATGAAAAGCTTACTGCAGAAATTGTTGTGCGACATCTTGTCGGCTGGCCCGTTCTCTTGTATCTG GTCCTGGAGATCATCTCGTTCTGCCTGcttttatatttttacaaacaAAGAGAAGCACACTACCTTGTCGTCATAATGCTGCTGGTGTCTTTGCTTG GTTCAGTCACAGTCATTACAGTGAAGGCCGTGTCTCACATGTTGATTCTGACCTTGGAGGGCTCCATGCAGCTTGACTACCCCATCTTCAGCATCATGTTTGTGTGCATGGTGTCTACAGTCATATTCCAAGCCAG GTTTCTCTCTCAAGCTTGCAAGTTGTACGACACGTGCCTCATCGCCAGCGTTAACTACATCCTCTCCACTGTTTTTGCTGTACTAGCAG GGGCCGTGTTTTATTTGGAGTTTTCGAATGAAGACGTCCTTCATGTCTGCATGTTCTTGTTAGG GACCGCTGCATGCTTCTTGGGGGTCTTCCTCGTCACCAAAACCAAGAAAAGGAGTAAGACCTTTGAGCCTTACGTCACCATGAATATGAGTAACG GTGTTCCAACCATTCACAGCACGAGTCCTGCTGTCCCCCCTGACTTCAGCGGCACTTTTTCTTACGGCGCGCTAGTCAACAACGACCTAGCAACTTCTGCTCATCAGCCTGTTAGTGGGAAACAACCCACCTCCAGCGTTGGAACCACAGGAGTGCATAATGAGAAGGAAGATTAG